One region of Phycisphaerales bacterium genomic DNA includes:
- a CDS encoding polysaccharide biosynthesis tyrosine autokinase, with the protein MTTLPASAAPVMNQPARMGSTATPPAALAAQAGSIDPLKLLNKYKLVLGGAAVAGAVLGVGAHLVLRTVAPKWSPVAIFNCLPPQEDVGGANAQYVGGQEMDRFMQTQVRMMTSDIVLAKVAEDPQLINKASGWAKQFLEVDGSTGMQAPRYDKMTEELRDIVGARVLPQTNLIELSVSDSNKEDATEILRLVREKYTLVLKSQTQDLSDDRVKAIRDQIDRYDIELKNLARKRDGLVTTMSLDAIRDAANATRMLLANTEEELQQVSLSLQSARKRLTQMQEQQQAGGFSPELLANIEKDPAVLEVQSMISKLETTRQMLLNRGLSPDHREVRMVDANLEGARQNLERVKSERLAKMFAGELDELAKGVAQLESQEEKLVQESGAYKRRLTDLTTAQGQLDDIENQIRTIMASKADTTASFQNLLSLQQMGSFNRVVLLQPEKTPNEMSFPKWKLMLPAGMILCVGLVGGLVVLREVVDQRVKGPSDISIIPRTKLLGWVPEASEDPSGVGATETAFRDRPRGIVAESFRQIRGSVAKRVAAADHKTLLVIAGMPGSGATSAVSNLAFAFAAADKRVLVVDANFRRPSLHRVMGLSEGKGLADVLARSVELTDAIQATSTPNLDVLSAGSKEHRVFERLATDAMTDVLNRARQDYDLILIDCAPAIVAGDGVALAHRCDASILVVRALAEKRGMIARVKNELSDGRSEFLGVVVNAVRSSSGGYMKGNIRAAHEYQQA; encoded by the coding sequence ATGACGACGCTTCCGGCCAGTGCAGCACCCGTGATGAACCAGCCCGCGCGCATGGGCTCGACCGCAACGCCGCCCGCCGCCCTCGCGGCGCAGGCCGGCAGCATCGATCCGCTCAAGCTGCTCAACAAGTACAAGCTCGTGCTGGGCGGCGCCGCCGTCGCCGGCGCGGTGCTGGGCGTCGGCGCCCACCTGGTCCTGCGCACCGTCGCCCCCAAGTGGTCGCCCGTCGCGATCTTCAACTGCCTCCCCCCGCAGGAGGACGTCGGCGGCGCCAACGCCCAGTACGTCGGCGGTCAGGAGATGGACCGCTTCATGCAGACGCAGGTCCGCATGATGACCTCCGACATCGTCCTCGCCAAGGTCGCCGAGGACCCCCAGCTGATCAACAAGGCCTCCGGCTGGGCCAAGCAGTTCCTGGAGGTTGACGGCTCCACGGGCATGCAGGCCCCCCGCTACGACAAGATGACCGAGGAGCTGCGCGACATCGTCGGCGCCCGCGTCCTCCCCCAGACCAACCTGATCGAGCTCTCGGTTTCCGACAGCAACAAGGAAGACGCCACCGAGATCCTCCGCCTCGTGCGCGAGAAGTACACCCTCGTCCTCAAGAGCCAGACGCAGGACCTCTCCGACGACCGCGTGAAGGCCATCCGCGACCAGATCGACCGCTACGACATCGAGCTCAAGAACCTCGCCCGCAAGCGTGACGGCCTCGTCACCACCATGAGCCTTGACGCCATCCGCGACGCCGCCAACGCGACGCGCATGCTCCTGGCCAACACCGAGGAAGAGCTCCAGCAGGTCTCGCTCTCCCTCCAGAGCGCCCGCAAGCGCCTGACCCAGATGCAGGAGCAGCAGCAGGCCGGCGGCTTCTCCCCTGAGCTGCTCGCCAACATCGAGAAGGACCCCGCGGTGCTCGAGGTCCAGTCCATGATCTCCAAGCTCGAGACCACCCGCCAGATGCTGCTCAACCGCGGCCTCTCCCCCGACCACCGCGAAGTCCGCATGGTGGACGCCAACCTCGAGGGCGCCCGCCAGAACCTCGAGCGCGTGAAGAGCGAGCGCCTCGCCAAGATGTTCGCCGGCGAGCTCGATGAGCTCGCCAAGGGCGTCGCCCAGCTCGAAAGCCAGGAGGAGAAGCTCGTGCAGGAGAGCGGCGCCTACAAGCGTCGCCTCACCGACCTCACCACCGCGCAGGGCCAGCTCGACGACATCGAGAACCAGATCCGCACCATCATGGCGAGTAAGGCGGACACCACCGCATCCTTCCAGAATCTGCTCAGCCTCCAGCAGATGGGCAGCTTCAACCGCGTGGTCCTGCTCCAGCCCGAGAAGACCCCCAACGAGATGTCTTTCCCCAAGTGGAAGCTCATGCTCCCCGCGGGCATGATCCTCTGCGTCGGCCTCGTCGGCGGCCTGGTTGTCCTGCGCGAGGTCGTCGACCAGCGCGTCAAGGGCCCCTCCGACATCTCCATCATCCCGCGCACCAAGCTCCTGGGCTGGGTCCCCGAAGCGTCGGAAGACCCCTCGGGCGTCGGCGCCACCGAGACCGCCTTCCGCGACCGCCCCCGCGGCATCGTCGCCGAGAGCTTCCGCCAGATCCGCGGCAGCGTCGCCAAGCGCGTCGCCGCCGCCGACCACAAGACGCTCCTGGTCATCGCCGGCATGCCGGGCAGCGGCGCCACCAGCGCCGTCTCCAACCTCGCTTTCGCCTTCGCCGCCGCCGACAAGCGCGTGCTCGTCGTGGACGCCAACTTCCGCCGCCCCTCGCTGCACCGCGTCATGGGCCTCAGCGAGGGCAAGGGCCTCGCCGACGTCCTCGCCCGCAGCGTAGAGCTGACCGACGCCATCCAGGCAACCTCCACGCCCAACCTCGACGTCCTCAGCGCCGGCAGCAAGGAGCACCGCGTCTTCGAGCGCCTCGCCACCGACGCCATGACGGACGTCCTCAACCGCGCCCGCCAGGACTACGACCTCATCCTCATCGACTGCGCCCCCGCCATCGTCGCCGGCGACGGCGTCGCCCTCGCCCACCGCTGCGACGCCTCCATCCTCGTCGTCCGCGCCCTCGCCGAGAAGCGCGGCATGATCGCCCGCGTCAAGAACGAGCTCAGCGACGGCCGCAGCGAGTTCCTGGGCGTCGTCGTCAACGCCGTCCGCTCCTCCAGCGGCGGCTACATGAAGGGCAACATCCGCGCCGCCCACGAGTACCAGCAGGCCTGA
- a CDS encoding NAD-dependent epimerase/dehydratase family protein → MTPPPPASTTPGEHRRVVVSGGAGFIGSHLTELLLARGDHVTVVDNLSTGRRSNLPAMHERLRFVEADLKDALAAFGKGETFDEIYHLAAAVGVKLIIADPIRSIETNIEQTSALLRFAATRSREGRGVPTLIASSSEVYGKSTRSPFSEEDDVVYGPTTMSRWSYACTKAVDEYLALAYHAQQGLPAVVTRFFNTVGPRQVGEYGMVLPRFVQAALEGRDLEVYGDGTQSRCFCDVRDVVEVLPRLMANPACHGQVFNVGADTPITIGELASSVITTLRSTSGVRKIPYTQAYTRGFEDLGQRRPDLSRLRAAVGFAPRIPLERTILDVAASFSTDFKRGKQ, encoded by the coding sequence ATGACCCCACCCCCGCCCGCCAGCACGACCCCAGGTGAACACCGCCGGGTGGTGGTGAGCGGGGGTGCGGGCTTTATCGGGTCCCACCTCACCGAGCTCCTCCTCGCCCGCGGCGACCACGTAACCGTCGTCGACAACCTCTCCACCGGCCGCCGCAGCAACCTTCCCGCGATGCACGAGCGCCTCCGCTTCGTGGAGGCCGACCTCAAGGACGCCCTCGCCGCCTTCGGCAAGGGCGAGACCTTCGACGAGATCTATCACCTGGCCGCCGCAGTGGGCGTCAAGCTCATCATCGCCGACCCCATCCGCTCCATCGAGACCAACATCGAGCAGACCTCCGCCCTGCTCCGCTTCGCCGCTACCCGCTCCCGCGAAGGCCGCGGCGTCCCCACGCTCATCGCCTCCAGCAGCGAGGTGTACGGCAAGTCCACCCGCTCGCCCTTCTCCGAAGAAGACGACGTTGTCTACGGCCCCACCACGATGTCGCGCTGGTCCTATGCCTGCACCAAGGCCGTCGACGAGTACCTCGCCCTTGCCTACCACGCCCAGCAGGGCCTGCCCGCGGTCGTCACCCGCTTCTTCAACACGGTCGGCCCGCGCCAGGTCGGCGAGTACGGCATGGTCCTGCCCCGCTTCGTGCAGGCCGCGCTCGAAGGCCGCGACCTCGAGGTCTACGGCGACGGCACACAGTCCCGCTGCTTCTGCGATGTGCGCGATGTGGTCGAGGTCCTGCCGCGCCTCATGGCCAACCCCGCCTGCCACGGCCAGGTCTTCAACGTCGGCGCCGACACCCCCATCACCATCGGCGAACTTGCAAGCTCCGTCATCACCACTCTGCGCTCCACCTCCGGCGTCCGCAAAATCCCCTACACTCAGGCCTACACCCGCGGGTTCGAGGACCTCGGCCAGCGCCGGCCCGACCTCTCCCGCCTCCGCGCCGCCGTCGGCTTCGCCCCACGCATCCCTCTGGAACGCACCATCCTCGACGTTGCCGCTTCATTCTCTACCGACTTCAAGCGAGGCAAGCAGTGA